Proteins from a single region of Microtus ochrogaster isolate Prairie Vole_2 linkage group LG5, MicOch1.0, whole genome shotgun sequence:
- the LOC101995869 gene encoding C-C motif chemokine 27 isoform X7, producing MEGLSPTSSLLLILLLLSPDPGTGLPLPSSSTCCTQLYRQPLPNRLLRKILHVELQEADGDCHLQAIVLHLPRRTVCVHPQNGSLARWFERHGKSLQGTLSNLNLELQMKMYSSPQQQN from the exons ATGGAGGGGCTCTCGCCCACCAGCAGCCTCCTGTTGATATTGTTGCTTCTGAGCCCAGACCCTGGAACAG GCTTGCCACTGCCCTCCAGCTCTACCTGCTGTACGCAGCTCTATAGACAACCGCTCCCCAACAGGCTACTGAGGAAGATCCTGCATGTGGAACTGCAGGAGGCCGATGGGGACTGTCACCTTCAGGCTATTGT GCTTCACCTGCCTCGGCGCACTGTTTGTGTCCACCCTCAGAATGGCAGCCTGGCTCGGTGGTTTGAGCGCCATGGGAAGAGTCTCCAGGGGACTCTATCCAACTTAAATCTGGAACTACAAATGAAAATGTACTCGAGCCCCCAGCAGCAAAACTAA
- the LOC101995869 gene encoding C-C motif chemokine 27 isoform X6 — translation MSPTSQRLSLETPRLPLTSWHPWNKTKQKQEGLPLPSSSTCCTQLYRQPLPNRLLRKILHVELQEADGDCHLQAIVLHLPRRTVCVHPQNGSLARWFERHGKSLQGTLSNLNLELQMKMYSSPQQQN, via the exons ATGTCTCCAACAAGCCAGAGACTAAGTCTGGAAACCCCCAGGCTCCCACTGACAAGCTGGCATCCGTGGAACAAGACCAAGCAGAAGCAAGAAG GCTTGCCACTGCCCTCCAGCTCTACCTGCTGTACGCAGCTCTATAGACAACCGCTCCCCAACAGGCTACTGAGGAAGATCCTGCATGTGGAACTGCAGGAGGCCGATGGGGACTGTCACCTTCAGGCTATTGT GCTTCACCTGCCTCGGCGCACTGTTTGTGTCCACCCTCAGAATGGCAGCCTGGCTCGGTGGTTTGAGCGCCATGGGAAGAGTCTCCAGGGGACTCTATCCAACTTAAATCTGGAACTACAAATGAAAATGTACTCGAGCCCCCAGCAGCAAAACTAA